GTCTAACCGGGCTTTGCCCCCACTTAACATCAAGGATCGATTCATCTATTTTCTGACCTCACCGGGCTTTCTCTTCGTCCTTGTAATTGGAGTGTTAATTGCCCTCTTGGCCCTAGTTATCCTATTTCCCCCGGAACTTAACGAGTTTGAGGGCGAAGCAGTACTTGTTGCTTGTCTAGATCAACCCTTACCCTTCAACTCACTGATCAAAGCAGGAATCACCTCTAACACATCTCCCACGATTCCGTAGTCCGCCACCTGGAAGATGGGGGCATTGGCATCTTTGTTAATCGCCACAATGACATCTGAAGACTGCATCCCGGCTAAATGTTGAATAGCTCCGGAAATGCCACAGGCAATATAAATCCTTGGCTTAACAGTCTTTCCCGTCTGTCCTACTTGATGGGCATAGGGTATCCACCCAGCGTCAACGACAGCACGCGAGGCACCTACTGCTCCACCTAAGAGCTTTGCCAGCTCGTTTAAAAGGGCAAAATTCTTAGCATCACCCATTCCCCGTCCACCGGCAACAATAATCTCCGCCTCGGCAATGTTTGCTGTCTCATCGTCCTGTTCCGTAACAGAGAGAATTTCACTCAGTGCCTTTAAATCCTCAGGCACAGCCATCTCTATTAGCTGTCCCGGATAATCTGCCACCCGCTCCGGCATGGAGAACACCTTAGGACGAACGGTGGCCATTTGGGGCCTATGATTTGGACAAATGATGGTCGCTAGCAAGTTACCGCCAAAGGTCGGCCGGGTCTGCATTAGGTTACCCGCCTCATCCAAATCAAAACCAGTGCAATCCGCCGTTAGACCAGTACCTAATCTGGTGGCAATCCGCGGAGCGATGGACCGTCCAAGGGTGGTACCACCAATCAGGAAAACTGATGGTCTGATCGTTGTAATTAAGTCAGTAATCAGGCTCACGTATTTCTCTTCATGGGGCAGCTTAAGTTGTGGATGGTCAAAGTAGTAAACCTGGTCCACACTATAGGTTACTAAGTCCTGAGCGTGGTCCTTAATGCCCTCCCCCAAGATTACCGCCGTCAGTTGCGCCCCTAGTTTGTCGCTAAGCATGCGCCCCACCGAAAGCAATTCGTAAGAAACATCGGCCACCTGGCCATTGCGCTGCTCACAGAAAATTAGGACATCCTTACCCTCAGGAGCTTTGGCTTCTTTTTGCCCTCGCTCTATGATGATTGCTTCCACAGGACAGATCTTGGCGCAGGCACCACATAGGGTACAACCGTCCCCGATCACAGCCCGTTCACCTTCCATGCTGATCACGCCAAAGGGGCACTCATCTATACAACTACCACACCCAATACACGCATCGGTTACTCTAATCGACATTACTTGCATTCACCGCCTTCTTAAGGCATCATTGTACTTGGCCTAGTTTCTCTAGAAGAGCCCTGGCCTGCTGTTGGGGCGTACCCTCCAACATCTGACTTGTAATCTTTCTAGTTGGCTCCCAGGTCCGGTAAACCTGGGTGGGAGAACCATTACTGCCAATCCGTTCTGGCTCTGCTTGGATATCCCCAGGACCCCAGATGGGCACTTGCATTTTCTTCGAACGCATCATGCCTTTTAATGAAGGCATCCTTGGCTCATTCAACTCTTTGACCGCGGTAATAAGGGCCGGTAGAGGCATTCTTATTGTCTCGTATCCGTTTTCGATCATCCGCTCCACCACAAGCTGGCCATCATCCGCTGAGACAATACGCCGGACATCGGTAGCATGAGGAATCCCTAACTGCTCTGCTATACCTGGTCCTACTTGCGCTGTGTCCCCATCAACCGCCTGACGCCCGCAGATAATCAAATCAAAGGCCCCTATTTTCCCTATACCCAATGCCAATGTATAGGAAGTTGCGAGGGTGTCCGCCCCGGCAAAGGCGCGATCACTTAACAGTACTGCATCGTCGACTCCCATCGCCACTGCTTCCTTTAGGGCCTCCGCCGCATCGGGAGGACCCATGCTTAGAGCAGTAACCTTGCCACCATGGGCTTCTTTAAGCCTTACCGCCTCTTCAATGGCATACAAATCAAAAGGATTAAGGATCTTCTTAACTCCCGCCCGAATAACAAGACCAGTCTTTGGGTCTATCTTTGCTTGACTAGGATCCGGCACCTGCTTTATGCAAACAACAATATTCACAAAATCCACCTGCCTATCTATGGCAAAACCTAACCCCGCATGGATTCTTTAATCAGTTCTTGCCCAATAATATTCCGCTGAATCTGGTTCGTACCTTCATAGATCTGCGTAATCTTCGCATCCCGCATCATCTTCTCCACAGGATACTCCTTCATATAGCCATAACCGCCTAGGATTTGTACCGCATCTGTGGTGACTTTCATGGCCACATCCGAAGCAAAGACTTTGGCCATTGCCGCTTCTTTAGATACGTTCTTGGCACCGGAATCGATCATCCGGGCAGTAGCGTATACCAACGCTCTGGCCGCCTCGATTTGTGTGGCCATATCGGCTAACATATGAGAAACCGCCTGGAAAGAGGCGATGCTCTTGCCAAATTGCTTTCGCTCCCGGGCATAGTTCACCGCATAGTCTAAGGCCCCTTGGGCAATACCTACGGCCTGGGCCCCAATACCAGGTCGGGTCTTATCGAAGGTTTTCATCGCCACAATAAAACCCATTCCCTCTTTGGCCAGTAAATTTTCCTTCGGAATGCTGCAGTTCTCGAAGACTAACTCTCGGGTTGCTGAGGCACGGATGCCCATTTTGTTCTCCTTCTTACCGAAGCTAAATCCTTCGGTACCCTTCTCCACTATAAAGGCACTAGCTCCCCGGGCCCCTTTATTTCGATCGGTCATGGCAATGATCGTATAGATCTCAGCCTCACCGCCATTTGTGATCCACTGCTTGGTACCATTTAATACGTAATGATCTCCATCTAGCGTTGCGGTGGTACTAATGGCACTAGCATCACTACCCGCATTGGCCTCGGTTACAGCAAAGGCCGCAAGTTTCTTCCCAGAAGCAATCTGGGGCATATATTTTTGTTTTTGCTCCTCGGAACCAAACAGTAAGATGGGAAATCCACCAAGTCCGCTGGCTGCATAGCTTACTGCAACACCACTACAAGCCCGAGAAAGCTCCTCCACAACTAGGGACTGTTCAAAGACTCCCCCGCCCAAGCCACCGTACTCCTCAGGTACCCACACCCCAAACAGGTCCGTATCGGCCAAGATCCTCATAATCTCCCAAGGAAACTGACCAGTTTCATCTAACTCCAGCGCCACCGGCGCCACCTTTTCATCGGCAATGCGAGCCGCAAGCTCTTTGATCATCTGCTGCTCTTCAGTTAAGAAATACTCCATAGGATTCTTGCCCCCATTCGTCTTGAGGTGGCGCAAGCTACCCCGTACCCAAATGCGCCCCATATGTTTTGCACTGCTAATTTAGTACCAGGTACTAAAACAGATCTCTTGCTAATTCGACGGCTTCTGTCTAAATTCCTGCACGCTATTTGGAAAGCACTCTAGCATTCTTCTGACTACTGCAAAGTATATCATACTTGGCATAGGTTGCCCACTTGGCACCCAAACATGACCCTTGCATTAACCTAACCTCAGAAAACAAGGGGTTATCACAGGACCTCGTCGTCAGAACATGTAAGCAATTTCCCAGGGGAAGGAGATAGATGTATGATCCAGGCGCTTACTTGCGTCTAGACCTGCTGTGAGGGCAAAGGCTCTGCCAGGAACTACGTTTTGTCCTAGTGAAGCTCACCGGCCAATGGTCCATTGTGGTAAGTACGGATCTGACTGCGGAACCGACAACCTTTGACGTATGGTAGGTTCAGTTGGGAGTCTGTGGCGGCCTTCAGTGAGATTGTACCTCGTCCCCATACGTTTAAGTAAGTCTTGGGGGAGCTCCTTAACTTGGATTTCTCGGGGAGCCAATCTGCGCAAAATGTCTCGATTTGCCTGATGCCGGATAAAGCAACCTAGTCTGTCTCTAAAACAATTCCTCTGTAGTTGATGCCAACTGGTAGAAAGCTCCCCAATCTACCCGTTCAACCAACCAAGCACTATCACTGTTGCTTAGGTAGATCTCCACGGATGAACTCTCTGCAGCACTGCTCTTGAATGGCTTGATCGCAACAGCAGTGATGGTAACTCCGGATTGCAACTCAGGCCCAAACGTGGGAGCATCTTACAAATTCGCTGCCGTTGACAATAAACGTTCTCCTTGGCAGTCTGTCTTGCCCGGACTAGGTCCCTGAATGCTTCGTGTTCTTTCCGGGACCTAAACAGGAGTAAGCTCTCCACTTCGCAACCAACGGGCCAAACCCTCTGCATCTTTTCGATCAGTCTCTACTCTTTCACTGACTTGACAGTATTTGAGATTCTAACCTATACTGTCAGTAACACGAAGTTTATTTTCGTATTACGGGAGGTTTGGTTTGGTATGTGGAACCGGTGCATACAATTTCATGGCCATACCTGTAAAGGATTGGCTATTGGCTATCGAGTGGGGATAATTGCCTTGGACAAGCTAGCATCCCGGCGGGCAATCGATGAGGAGATTATCGCTATCGTTGAGAATGCTTCTTGTGCAGTCGATGCCATCTCGGTTACAACGGGCGCCACATTAGGCAAGGGCAACCTCCTCTTGCAGGACTACGGAAAACAAGTCTATACCTTTGGGCTAAGAACCGAGAATAAGGCCATCCGCATTGCCGTGCGCAACCTGAGTTGGCCCAAGGATGTAGGTATCGAGAACATTCTCTCCATGGATGAAGAGCTGTTTGCTAAAGTCGAGGAAGTGGAATTGAAGCTGCCGCCTAAGGCGCGTATGCACCGCTCCTATCCTTGTAGTTTCTGTGATGAATCCGTTAGCGAAGCAAAGCTCCGCATAAGGGACGGAAAACTCTGTTGTATCCCCTGTGCCTATGAGGATCTTAAACGCTGGTAGCTTCCTAACCCAGGAACTCAACTAAATCAAGAGGGGCTGTGGGAACCGTGATTCAGATAGAACCCATTGGCTATGTTCATTACCGAAGAGAAGTGTCTGCCCCCAAGGTCATTGGCCCGAGCCGACTCTACCCTTTCCCCAAGGTGGTAGAGATTCACATCAAAGAACAATACATAGACGGGCTTTTAAGGATTGAAGATTGCACTTATCTTTCGGTATTGTATTGGATGAACTATTTACCTAAACGCACCGGGCTCCAAGGGCATCGTTTCGGCGATGAAACCCAGCCGATGATGGGCTCCTTTGCCACCCGAAGTCCCTACAGACCTAATCCCATTGGCGTTACTAAAGTAAGACTGATTAATCGTCGGGCTAATGTAATCACCGTTGAGGGGTTAGATGCCTTCGCGAAAACCCCGGTGCTGGATATTAAAGCTGCAACTACTTAGCCCTGTGCTCACTTTAGAACCGAAAGCAGCAGATTAGGGCGAACACACTGTCTTATTACGGAAAACAAGGAAAGGCATTATCTATGAAAGGTGGTGGGACAATAATGCTTCGGATAGAAATCTGAGGTATTGTTGTCTATGATGTTATGCTTAGAAAACAAAAGAACCTCATGTTCTGTATCTTTGTGCTATGTGCAGCCCTGATCGCGGGACTAGTAGCCTGGTTTCTAAGGCCAACTCAGCAATACATCGGTGGTGAGCCCCAGGAATCACTAAAACCGGTTCTCCGCTTACCCGGCGGTGATTGGGGCCCTCCGGCACCCTATCTACATTACTCCCGGGGACCGGGCGTGTACAAGATGCAACTTGTCTTTGATAGCCTCCTCGAACGAGATGGGTCCGGATATATCCCCTGGCTTGCCACAGGATACCAAGTATTGGATCAAGGGCGAACCTATGTTTTTAAGTTACGCCAGGGTGTAAAATGGCATGATGGTAGGAAGCTTACTCCTGAGGATGTACTTTTCTCCTTTGAGTACGCGCTTAGACATCCTCCGGTACAAGCCCATATCACATCAGAGAACATCACCATGTCTGTTGAGGAAGATAGTTTCATCGTTCACCTTGATTTTCCGGATGCAGCCATGCTCGGCAAGCTTGGTTCTGTGCGTATTATACCCAAGCATATCTACGAGAATATTGAAGACCCAATAGGTTTCTTAGAGCCAAGCGCTTTCATTGGTACCGGCCCCTTCAAGCTTGAGCAATATAACAGGGAGCACGGAACTTATCGGTTTGTGGAAAACTCCGACTTCTTCGGTCCAGCTCCAAAGGTCTCAGCCATTGAATTCGTACCTGTGAGCGATGAGACTTTAGCTCTGCTGCAAGGTGACTTGGATGCTGCAACGATACCACCGGATGCCATATCACTGTTTGCCGACCTTGAACAATTTGCGGTAATGCAAAATCCGGGGTTCTGGGGTTATCGGCTGCTATTTAACATGAATGTTGAACCTTTGGGAAGTATTAAATTCCGGCAAGCCTTAGCCCACGGTATCGATCGCCAACAATTAGTGGAAAAGATTGCCCGGGGAGCAGGCGTCTTAGGCAGCTATGGTATTCTGCCGGTGGATCACATTAACTATAACCCCCAAGTAATCGACTATCCCTATGATCCCGAGTTGGCAAAACAACTCATCGCAGAGGAAGAGATAGCAATACCAAGTTTGAGCATACTGGTAGCGGGAGAGCGGGAAGCGCGTATTGGCCAATTACTGAAAGAACAGCTGGCCGAGATGGGAATTGAGCTTAATATTCGAAGTGTCGATGCCAAAACAAAGGATACGCTCATTCAAACCGGCCAGTACCAGCTTGGCTTAATCGGGCATGGTGGGATGGGGATGGATCCCGACTACTTACGCATCCGCTTCGCTCAGGAAAAAGCTGGTCAGATGATCTCCCAGGTGTCTTCCGTAGGCTTTGCTAACGATGAGATTAATAGACTATGTCTAAAACAAAGGAAGACTACAGATGAAAGTCTTCGCCAGGACTATCTCAATCAGCTGCAAAACCTGATAGCAGAAAACATACCGGAGATCCCTCTGTTTTGTACCACCGACTACTTTGTATATAACCG
This sequence is a window from Limnochordia bacterium. Protein-coding genes within it:
- a CDS encoding ABC transporter substrate-binding protein, whose protein sequence is MLRKQKNLMFCIFVLCAALIAGLVAWFLRPTQQYIGGEPQESLKPVLRLPGGDWGPPAPYLHYSRGPGVYKMQLVFDSLLERDGSGYIPWLATGYQVLDQGRTYVFKLRQGVKWHDGRKLTPEDVLFSFEYALRHPPVQAHITSENITMSVEEDSFIVHLDFPDAAMLGKLGSVRIIPKHIYENIEDPIGFLEPSAFIGTGPFKLEQYNREHGTYRFVENSDFFGPAPKVSAIEFVPVSDETLALLQGDLDAATIPPDAISLFADLEQFAVMQNPGFWGYRLLFNMNVEPLGSIKFRQALAHGIDRQQLVEKIARGAGVLGSYGILPVDHINYNPQVIDYPYDPELAKQLIAEEEIAIPSLSILVAGEREARIGQLLKEQLAEMGIELNIRSVDAKTKDTLIQTGQYQLGLIGHGGMGMDPDYLRIRFAQEKAGQMISQVSSVGFANDEINRLCLKQRKTTDESLRQDYLNQLQNLIAENIPEIPLFCTTDYFVYNREKLDGWVYMFDHHEPTHCNMSYLVHP
- the tsaA gene encoding tRNA (N6-threonylcarbamoyladenosine(37)-N6)-methyltransferase TrmO, with translation MIQIEPIGYVHYRREVSAPKVIGPSRLYPFPKVVEIHIKEQYIDGLLRIEDCTYLSVLYWMNYLPKRTGLQGHRFGDETQPMMGSFATRSPYRPNPIGVTKVRLINRRANVITVEGLDAFAKTPVLDIKAATT
- a CDS encoding electron transfer flavoprotein subunit beta/FixA family protein, producing the protein MNIVVCIKQVPDPSQAKIDPKTGLVIRAGVKKILNPFDLYAIEEAVRLKEAHGGKVTALSMGPPDAAEALKEAVAMGVDDAVLLSDRAFAGADTLATSYTLALGIGKIGAFDLIICGRQAVDGDTAQVGPGIAEQLGIPHATDVRRIVSADDGQLVVERMIENGYETIRMPLPALITAVKELNEPRMPSLKGMMRSKKMQVPIWGPGDIQAEPERIGSNGSPTQVYRTWEPTRKITSQMLEGTPQQQARALLEKLGQVQ
- a CDS encoding FmdE family protein; translated protein: MWNRCIQFHGHTCKGLAIGYRVGIIALDKLASRRAIDEEIIAIVENASCAVDAISVTTGATLGKGNLLLQDYGKQVYTFGLRTENKAIRIAVRNLSWPKDVGIENILSMDEELFAKVEEVELKLPPKARMHRSYPCSFCDESVSEAKLRIRDGKLCCIPCAYEDLKRW
- a CDS encoding electron transfer flavoprotein subunit alpha, which codes for MSIRVTDACIGCGSCIDECPFGVISMEGERAVIGDGCTLCGACAKICPVEAIIIERGQKEAKAPEGKDVLIFCEQRNGQVADVSYELLSVGRMLSDKLGAQLTAVILGEGIKDHAQDLVTYSVDQVYYFDHPQLKLPHEEKYVSLITDLITTIRPSVFLIGGTTLGRSIAPRIATRLGTGLTADCTGFDLDEAGNLMQTRPTFGGNLLATIICPNHRPQMATVRPKVFSMPERVADYPGQLIEMAVPEDLKALSEILSVTEQDDETANIAEAEIIVAGGRGMGDAKNFALLNELAKLLGGAVGASRAVVDAGWIPYAHQVGQTGKTVKPRIYIACGISGAIQHLAGMQSSDVIVAINKDANAPIFQVADYGIVGDVLEVIPALISELKGKG
- a CDS encoding acyl-CoA dehydrogenase family protein; protein product: MEYFLTEEQQMIKELAARIADEKVAPVALELDETGQFPWEIMRILADTDLFGVWVPEEYGGLGGGVFEQSLVVEELSRACSGVAVSYAASGLGGFPILLFGSEEQKQKYMPQIASGKKLAAFAVTEANAGSDASAISTTATLDGDHYVLNGTKQWITNGGEAEIYTIIAMTDRNKGARGASAFIVEKGTEGFSFGKKENKMGIRASATRELVFENCSIPKENLLAKEGMGFIVAMKTFDKTRPGIGAQAVGIAQGALDYAVNYARERKQFGKSIASFQAVSHMLADMATQIEAARALVYATARMIDSGAKNVSKEAAMAKVFASDVAMKVTTDAVQILGGYGYMKEYPVEKMMRDAKITQIYEGTNQIQRNIIGQELIKESMRG